The following are encoded in a window of Cryobacterium sp. CG_9.6 genomic DNA:
- the pstS gene encoding phosphate ABC transporter substrate-binding protein PstS, with protein MNFKRLGRPAVIAIVAALALSSCAANEGGTGSSDTASDSGLTGTLNAGGASSQQAAQEAWIASFQTANSGVTINYDPSGSGAGREAFIAGGSAFAGSDSYLSEEELAGDFGSCATGTKGVNLPVYISPIAVIFNVEGVTDLNVDATTLAQIFKGDITTWDDAAIVALNPDATLPSTAIAAVHRSDDSGTTKNFTDYLNQNAPDVWTEKAADPFPYQSGEGAQGTSGVVAAVTNGVGTIGYADASQAGDLGVAKLKVGDEFVQYTAEAAAEVVAGSPAVEGREANDLALDLNRTTTNPAEYPLVLVSYAVVCTEYADAASAELVKAYVGFMASAEGQAEAADNAGAAPLSTELQDKVTAVIETIK; from the coding sequence GTGAATTTTAAGCGTCTTGGCCGGCCCGCGGTCATCGCCATCGTTGCAGCACTCGCCCTGTCATCCTGCGCAGCAAACGAAGGCGGAACCGGTTCATCCGACACCGCCTCCGACAGCGGACTGACCGGCACACTGAATGCCGGTGGCGCCTCGTCGCAGCAGGCCGCGCAGGAAGCCTGGATCGCCTCGTTCCAGACGGCCAACTCCGGCGTCACGATCAACTATGACCCCTCCGGCTCCGGCGCCGGTCGCGAAGCCTTCATTGCCGGCGGCTCCGCATTCGCCGGTTCTGACTCCTACCTCAGCGAGGAAGAACTCGCCGGAGACTTCGGCTCCTGTGCCACGGGCACCAAGGGAGTCAACCTTCCCGTCTACATCTCGCCGATCGCCGTGATCTTCAACGTTGAGGGTGTCACCGACCTTAACGTGGATGCCACCACTCTTGCGCAGATCTTCAAGGGCGACATCACCACGTGGGACGACGCCGCAATCGTGGCGCTGAACCCCGACGCCACCCTGCCGTCCACGGCGATCGCGGCTGTGCACCGCTCAGATGACTCGGGTACCACGAAGAACTTCACGGACTACCTCAACCAGAACGCCCCCGATGTGTGGACCGAAAAGGCCGCCGACCCGTTCCCGTACCAGTCCGGTGAGGGCGCTCAGGGCACCTCCGGTGTTGTTGCCGCTGTCACCAACGGCGTGGGCACCATCGGTTACGCCGACGCGTCGCAGGCCGGCGATCTCGGAGTCGCCAAGCTCAAGGTCGGTGACGAGTTCGTGCAGTACACCGCCGAAGCCGCCGCCGAGGTCGTTGCCGGTTCACCGGCCGTTGAAGGCCGCGAAGCCAACGACCTCGCGCTGGACCTCAACCGCACCACCACCAACCCGGCAGAGTACCCCCTCGTGCTCGTGAGCTACGCCGTTGTGTGCACCGAGTATGCTGACGCTGCCTCGGCCGAACTCGTGAAGGCCTACGTTGGCTTCATGGCCAGTGCTGAAGGACAGGCCGAGGCCGCCGACAATGCTGGTGCCGCGCCGCTGTCCACCGAACTCCAGGACAAGGTCACCGCCGTTATCGAAACCATCAAGTAA